One region of Paenibacillus polymyxa M1 genomic DNA includes:
- a CDS encoding AGE family epimerase/isomerase, translating to METLVHEIRQEWKEHILPFWLGLKDEAHGGFYGEVDVDLHIHKQADKGGIATARLLWSFSAAARVTGERAYADAARHAFTFLQDHLLDPLHGGMYWMVNYTGQPVDTCKHIYAQAFAIYALAEYARATDDPNALPLAMELFHLVEQKGYDPALQAYGEQYDRSWNAQPNELLSENGVTAHITMNTHIHVLEAYTQLLRAYPNEEVRDALKNVLDILHHRVYDASARRLGVFFDREWRSLLDLTSYGHDIEASWLMEDAMNVLGYHPSEYVNMVVDIASAVAERAIQPDGSLINEREGERVDTSRIWWVQAEAMVGFYNAFQRTQDERFLHIVRNLWTYTRQYIIDPRAGGEWFWSVQADGRPDAREIAGPWKCPYHNSRFCIEMLERMEKQ from the coding sequence TTGGAAACACTAGTACACGAAATTAGACAGGAATGGAAGGAACACATACTCCCATTCTGGTTAGGCTTGAAAGATGAAGCGCATGGCGGATTTTATGGAGAGGTAGACGTGGATCTGCACATCCATAAACAAGCGGACAAAGGTGGCATCGCCACTGCGCGACTACTTTGGTCTTTCTCAGCAGCAGCCCGTGTAACTGGGGAACGCGCCTATGCAGACGCGGCACGACATGCCTTTACATTTCTGCAAGATCACCTGCTTGACCCGTTACATGGAGGAATGTACTGGATGGTGAACTACACGGGGCAGCCTGTGGATACGTGCAAGCATATATATGCGCAGGCATTTGCCATCTATGCGCTGGCAGAATATGCACGAGCTACGGATGACCCGAATGCATTGCCACTGGCAATGGAACTGTTTCATCTGGTGGAACAAAAGGGGTATGATCCTGCTCTACAAGCATACGGTGAACAATATGATCGTTCGTGGAACGCGCAGCCTAATGAGCTACTCAGCGAAAATGGAGTTACCGCGCATATTACCATGAATACGCATATTCATGTTTTGGAAGCGTATACCCAATTGCTGCGCGCCTACCCAAACGAAGAGGTTCGGGACGCACTGAAGAACGTGCTGGACATTTTACACCACCGTGTTTACGATGCTTCCGCCCGGCGTTTGGGAGTCTTCTTCGACCGCGAATGGCGTTCACTGCTCGATCTGACCTCATATGGTCACGACATCGAAGCCAGCTGGTTGATGGAGGACGCAATGAATGTACTGGGTTATCATCCATCCGAGTATGTGAACATGGTGGTGGATATTGCCAGTGCGGTAGCTGAGCGGGCTATTCAACCAGACGGATCGCTCATCAACGAGCGTGAGGGAGAGCGGGTAGACACTTCACGTATCTGGTGGGTACAGGCCGAAGCAATGGTTGGCTTTTACAACGCATTTCAGCGGACACAGGATGAACGATTTTTGCACATTGTGCGAAATCTATGGACCTATACCCGGCAATATATCATCGATCCGCGCGCCGGAGGCGAATGGTTCTGGTCAGTTCAAGCCGACGGTAGGCCTGATGCGAGAGAGATTGCAGGCCCTTGGAAGTGCCCATATCATAACAGCCGATTTTGCATTGAAATGCTGGAAAGGATGGAAAAACAATGA
- a CDS encoding DUF2179 domain-containing protein, which produces MLKILLFILVIQLIYVSAYTLRMILTLKGQKYIAALISTVEVTVYVLGLNVVLKYLDQVASLAVYAIGYAVGILIGAWIEEKIALGYVTVKVISNEINGGIANALRDKGYGVTAWLGSGRDGERLVMEILAKRKNQNKLYQSILELDPKAFVITVEPKQFHGGFWTKAIRK; this is translated from the coding sequence ATGCTCAAAATTTTATTGTTTATTCTCGTTATTCAACTTATTTATGTATCGGCGTATACACTACGTATGATTTTGACGCTGAAAGGACAGAAGTACATTGCTGCACTCATCAGCACCGTGGAAGTTACGGTCTATGTGTTGGGCTTGAATGTCGTGCTTAAATATCTGGATCAAGTGGCAAGTCTTGCGGTATACGCCATCGGCTACGCAGTAGGTATTCTTATTGGGGCATGGATTGAGGAAAAAATAGCGCTCGGTTATGTCACCGTGAAGGTGATCAGTAATGAAATCAATGGAGGGATTGCCAATGCGCTGCGAGACAAAGGCTACGGCGTTACAGCCTGGCTGGGCAGTGGACGTGATGGAGAACGTTTGGTGATGGAGATATTGGCCAAGCGAAAAAACCAGAATAAGCTGTATCAATCCATTCTGGAGCTGGACCCCAAGGCTTTTGTCATTACAGTGGAGCCAAAGCAATTTCACGGCGGTTTCTGGACCAAGGCTATCCGCAAATAA
- a CDS encoding stalk domain-containing protein has product MKSLKSMKKPVIITAVSALAISGALFSQSTYAAQVTKPIQAVYNNIKIIYNGTEVPADAKTEPFLLDGVTYIPLKLAGTALDKKVTWDGTNKRVVIADNGVPIDQSTVTALNNQITTLTQELNTAKAANTTKDATIAQLQKDNQTLKDTASKSSTDTLKDLERQLNRDYRDTNNANADITLKGDKNDITVTIELTESRWNDISSSRQKSYLEDISEDILKTFKDADIEGTVKNSSNGNKLATFDSDSKGNVDIEKLSSKIDLSEIKRVLLNDFDRKYNNVSIDFSVKGDSSEVTVDAYVKTDDWNSLTYYQKNRIQEDIISDIRNKNVSRVKGVVHSNENNSTLATFNY; this is encoded by the coding sequence ATGAAATCATTGAAGTCCATGAAGAAACCAGTCATCATCACTGCCGTGTCGGCCTTGGCCATCTCCGGGGCTCTGTTCAGCCAATCTACATATGCTGCACAAGTAACTAAGCCGATCCAAGCAGTATATAACAATATTAAAATTATCTATAACGGAACTGAGGTTCCTGCTGATGCTAAAACAGAACCATTTCTGCTGGATGGCGTGACGTATATCCCGCTGAAGCTGGCAGGTACTGCTTTGGATAAAAAAGTAACATGGGATGGCACAAACAAACGCGTAGTCATTGCTGACAACGGCGTTCCTATTGATCAGTCTACGGTTACAGCATTGAACAACCAGATTACGACGCTGACTCAAGAACTGAACACAGCAAAAGCAGCGAACACAACGAAAGATGCTACCATTGCTCAATTGCAAAAAGACAATCAGACGCTGAAAGATACAGCTAGCAAAAGTAGCACCGATACCTTGAAAGATCTTGAACGTCAATTGAACAGAGACTATCGCGACACAAATAACGCCAATGCAGATATTACTCTGAAAGGTGATAAAAACGATATTACTGTGACTATTGAGTTGACAGAAAGTAGATGGAACGATATTTCGAGTAGCAGACAAAAATCTTACCTAGAAGATATTTCGGAGGATATTTTAAAGACCTTTAAAGATGCTGATATTGAAGGAACCGTTAAAAACTCAAGTAACGGAAACAAACTTGCAACCTTTGACTCCGATAGTAAGGGGAATGTGGATATAGAAAAACTATCCTCCAAAATTGATCTGAGCGAGATCAAAAGGGTCTTGCTTAACGACTTTGATCGTAAATATAACAATGTTTCCATAGACTTTAGCGTAAAGGGCGACTCTAGTGAAGTCACAGTGGATGCTTATGTTAAAACAGATGATTGGAACAGTCTAACCTACTACCAAAAGAATAGAATCCAAGAAGATATTATTTCAGACATTAGAAATAAAAATGTATCACGTGTAAAAGGTGTTGTTCATTCAAACGAAAACAATAGCACACTGGCGACATTCAATTACTAA
- a CDS encoding cold-shock protein, with product MYRRQAPEIIPEENTAIWSCTNEGCNGWMRTDFTFLSEPACPLCQATMGQEMRMLPILNRTGNSFVAQRS from the coding sequence ATGTACAGACGCCAGGCCCCGGAAATCATTCCAGAGGAAAATACGGCTATTTGGTCGTGTACCAACGAGGGTTGCAACGGATGGATGAGAACGGATTTTACCTTTTTGAGCGAGCCAGCTTGTCCACTTTGCCAGGCCACGATGGGACAGGAAATGCGGATGCTGCCGATTCTCAATCGGACGGGCAATTCCTTTGTCGCCCAGCGTTCTTAA
- a CDS encoding substrate-binding domain-containing protein: MKSNVTMRDIADKLGISSVTVSKALNDKDGVSEELKERIKTLAGEMGYRFNTVAKSMKEGLTYNIGVVIPERFTGPGQSFYLHIYQQISRALEPYGYYGILHILHREDEEQLNLPRIYYDRKVDGFILLGQVSKPYIELVQTMDQPKMFLDFYDEHADIDSVVTDNFYGAYELTNYLIAQGHRDIAYVGNIYSTSSIQDRFLGYYKSLLEHRLPLRNEWVLSDRDDEGSYVEMELPQPLPTAFVCNCDQVAHNLVHQLIGLGYRVPEDCSVVGFDNDVYATLIVPQLTTVGVDIEQMARTAVDSMMKKISHPGSRFGRVLVQGHIVYRDSVQPLE, encoded by the coding sequence ATGAAGAGCAACGTAACGATGCGGGATATTGCAGATAAGCTGGGAATAAGCAGCGTGACCGTGTCGAAGGCGCTCAATGACAAGGATGGGGTTAGCGAGGAGCTAAAAGAACGTATTAAAACGCTCGCGGGCGAAATGGGTTATCGTTTCAATACCGTTGCCAAGTCCATGAAGGAAGGGCTCACCTATAACATTGGTGTTGTCATCCCTGAACGTTTTACCGGTCCTGGCCAATCGTTTTATCTGCATATTTACCAGCAAATTTCACGAGCACTGGAGCCATACGGCTACTACGGGATCCTTCACATCCTCCATCGCGAGGACGAAGAACAGCTTAATCTGCCACGTATCTATTACGACCGTAAGGTGGACGGCTTCATTCTTCTGGGCCAGGTGAGCAAGCCATATATTGAGCTGGTACAAACCATGGACCAACCTAAAATGTTTCTCGACTTTTATGATGAGCATGCCGATATCGACTCTGTGGTGACGGATAATTTTTACGGAGCCTATGAGCTGACCAACTACTTGATCGCCCAGGGGCACCGGGATATTGCTTATGTGGGAAATATCTATTCCACCAGTAGTATTCAGGATCGTTTCCTCGGCTACTATAAATCCTTGCTGGAGCACAGGTTGCCCCTCCGTAACGAGTGGGTACTTAGTGACCGGGACGACGAAGGGTCCTATGTTGAAATGGAGCTACCTCAGCCACTACCGACCGCCTTTGTATGCAACTGCGATCAGGTTGCTCACAATCTGGTGCACCAGCTGATTGGTCTGGGATACCGCGTACCCGAGGATTGCTCTGTAGTCGGCTTTGATAACGATGTATACGCCACGCTTATTGTTCCGCAACTGACCACGGTCGGAGTAGACATTGAGCAAATGGCACGTACCGCGGTGGATTCAATGATGAAAAAAATAAGCCATCCCGGCAGTCGTTTTGGTCGAGTCCTTGTACAGGGTCATATTGTATATCGTGATTCCGTGCAGCCCCTTGAGTGA
- a CDS encoding CsbD family protein — protein sequence MKDNGISDKIKGNVNKAKGEIKDQIGNATDNKSLQAEGKLDKAKGHLQETAGKLKDHK from the coding sequence ATGAAGGATAACGGAATTAGCGATAAAATCAAAGGTAATGTAAATAAAGCTAAAGGCGAAATCAAGGATCAAATCGGGAACGCTACAGATAATAAGTCACTTCAAGCCGAAGGTAAATTGGATAAAGCCAAAGGCCATCTTCAGGAAACAGCAGGCAAACTGAAGGACCACAAATAA
- a CDS encoding glycosidase — translation MIHSKYNELLLQQEELITRPNEVKTSFYNGIYERYLYPVLTRHHVPIHWRFDLDAQTNPFFMERLGVNAALNPGAIYHEGKYILVSRTEGLDRKSFFALAESDNGIDQFRFIDAPLVWDDIDPDETNMYDMRLVKHEDGWIYGIYCSEKKDPDAPAHDTSSAVAQAGLVRTRDLRTWTRLPNITTQSPQQRNVVLHPEFVDGQYAFYTRPQDGFISTGSGGGIAFGLCKDITQPVIEHETVIDERYYHTVYEVKNGQGPAPIKTSRGWIHIAHGVRNTAAGLRYVLYTFATSLEDPTRVIAKPGGHFLAPYDEERVGDVSNVIFCNGAVVNERDEVFIYYASSDTRIHVATTTIARLEDYTFNTPSDPLRSLGSAAIRRELIHRNEALLQASNRPSQQI, via the coding sequence ATGATTCATAGCAAATACAATGAGCTGCTGTTGCAGCAAGAAGAACTGATTACGCGCCCCAATGAGGTTAAAACCTCCTTTTACAATGGTATCTATGAACGCTACCTCTATCCGGTGCTCACACGCCATCATGTTCCCATTCACTGGCGGTTTGACCTGGATGCACAAACCAACCCCTTTTTCATGGAACGACTGGGCGTGAATGCGGCATTGAATCCTGGAGCGATCTATCATGAAGGAAAATACATCCTTGTTTCACGCACCGAGGGACTGGATCGAAAGTCGTTTTTTGCCTTGGCAGAGAGCGATAACGGCATTGATCAGTTTCGGTTCATTGATGCTCCCTTAGTATGGGATGATATCGACCCGGATGAAACCAATATGTACGATATGCGGCTGGTGAAGCATGAGGACGGCTGGATTTACGGTATTTATTGCTCGGAGAAAAAGGACCCTGACGCGCCAGCCCACGATACCTCCAGCGCTGTCGCTCAGGCTGGACTGGTCCGCACTCGTGATCTCCGCACATGGACCCGGCTTCCCAACATCACTACCCAGTCCCCGCAGCAACGCAACGTTGTCCTGCACCCCGAATTTGTGGACGGTCAATATGCCTTCTATACTCGTCCCCAAGATGGGTTTATTTCCACAGGCTCAGGCGGAGGCATTGCGTTCGGTCTCTGCAAAGATATTACGCAGCCCGTGATTGAACATGAGACAGTCATTGACGAGCGCTACTATCATACGGTATACGAAGTCAAGAACGGGCAAGGTCCTGCTCCGATCAAAACGAGTCGCGGCTGGATTCATATCGCTCACGGGGTACGCAATACAGCCGCCGGGCTGCGATATGTGCTGTATACCTTTGCCACCAGTCTGGAAGACCCTACGCGTGTCATTGCCAAGCCTGGCGGGCATTTCCTGGCTCCTTATGATGAGGAACGCGTGGGTGATGTTTCGAATGTTATTTTCTGCAATGGGGCAGTCGTTAATGAACGAGATGAAGTCTTCATATACTACGCGTCCAGTGATACCCGTATCCACGTAGCGACGACCACCATTGCCCGTCTAGAAGACTACACCTTCAATACACCGTCCGACCCATTGCGTTCTCTTGGCAGCGCCGCTATCCGCCGTGAGCTGATCCATCGCAATGAAGCGCTATTGCAAGCAAGCAACCGTCCTTCCCAGCAGATCTAA
- a CDS encoding copper amine oxidase N-terminal domain-containing protein codes for MKIKLLISIMIVLSFATAHSNSTSAQAQTPIHLKVNDHYVLYTYPAAPFLDKKGRLLIPLQAAEDILGGKVSYNAANKTAAVDLLGRNVTATIGSPEISVNGESVTMDTVPIMKSNAMFLPVSILLKDTDAKMEWDSKRGLLKLRHDSFTESPVLMRFMGQDLARVIDANAFDLTSFDWDQKQGVLNIYATYKSDLSPVFKKIDFNPMIVYSKGTYSVDSYSKPGSFHKVKITSAGHLIYTKNIGTTNADSDYIIYITSVGRLIQ; via the coding sequence ATGAAAATCAAGTTATTAATCAGTATTATGATTGTACTAAGTTTTGCTACTGCACACTCGAATTCGACATCAGCTCAAGCTCAAACCCCCATACATCTGAAGGTCAATGATCATTACGTTCTATATACTTACCCTGCAGCACCTTTCTTGGATAAGAAGGGGAGACTGCTTATACCGCTCCAAGCGGCTGAGGATATACTGGGCGGCAAAGTAAGTTATAATGCAGCGAACAAGACGGCTGCTGTTGATCTGTTGGGGCGTAATGTAACGGCTACGATTGGATCACCCGAAATATCAGTTAACGGTGAGTCGGTGACAATGGACACAGTTCCCATCATGAAAAGCAACGCGATGTTTTTGCCGGTATCCATTTTGTTGAAGGATACAGATGCGAAGATGGAGTGGGATTCGAAGCGTGGTTTATTGAAGCTAAGACATGATAGCTTTACGGAAAGTCCAGTTCTTATGCGATTTATGGGACAAGACTTAGCCCGAGTCATTGACGCGAATGCGTTTGACCTTACTTCCTTTGACTGGGATCAAAAGCAGGGTGTATTGAATATTTATGCTACTTATAAGAGTGACTTATCGCCCGTCTTCAAAAAAATTGACTTTAATCCTATGATTGTGTATAGCAAAGGGACTTATAGTGTAGATTCTTATTCTAAACCCGGTTCATTTCACAAAGTCAAAATAACCAGTGCAGGTCATTTGATTTATACAAAAAATATCGGTACAACTAATGCGGATAGTGATTATATAATTTACATTACTTCTGTGGGCAGGCTGATTCAATAA
- a CDS encoding ABC transporter substrate-binding protein: MKLSKVLMSLLSVLLIAGLFTGCSSKRDTPAAGSDPKGPEGEITVITQRTDIVDTVFQDYAKEFNKLYPNVKVNFQALADYDGQIKIRMGTRDYGDVLLIPGSIPIEELPNFFEPLGTYDEMKNKYTGIEERTVDGNSYGIPIAMVYSGVIYNKKVFKEAGITQIPKTPDQFLKALQQIKDKTKAVPLFTNYASGWALTQWESSLATVAGTKEYVNVTQPNSDDNFTKGQPHYELYKVLYDAAKNGLIEKDPTTTDWETSKADLAQGKIGTMVLGSWAIDQIKSVASNKDDIGFMPFPTNASKVLVPLAGDFNLAINVNSENKEAARAWVDWFTEKSNYAVEQAGSISPLKGAAMPAILKQYENEGVAFEALTPSPKGQEGIVDKIDKMGEIGLWQPDFKKRIIEAAVGNRPESYDTIMKDLNDAWVKARAEVAAKEAK; encoded by the coding sequence ATGAAGTTGTCCAAGGTTTTGATGTCATTACTATCCGTGCTTTTGATAGCGGGGCTGTTTACTGGCTGTAGCTCAAAGAGGGATACGCCAGCTGCCGGTTCTGATCCGAAGGGTCCGGAAGGGGAAATTACGGTGATCACACAGCGGACAGATATTGTAGATACCGTATTTCAGGATTACGCCAAGGAATTTAACAAACTTTATCCGAACGTGAAGGTCAATTTTCAGGCATTGGCCGATTATGATGGTCAAATTAAAATTCGGATGGGAACCCGGGATTACGGAGATGTGTTGCTGATTCCTGGCAGCATTCCGATTGAGGAGCTTCCTAATTTTTTTGAGCCACTAGGTACTTATGACGAGATGAAAAACAAGTATACCGGCATTGAAGAACGTACAGTGGATGGTAACAGCTACGGTATTCCGATTGCGATGGTTTACTCTGGCGTGATTTATAACAAAAAAGTGTTCAAGGAAGCAGGGATCACACAAATTCCTAAAACACCGGATCAATTCCTGAAAGCGTTACAGCAAATTAAGGACAAAACCAAGGCAGTGCCGCTGTTTACGAACTATGCCTCTGGTTGGGCACTGACCCAGTGGGAGTCTAGCCTGGCGACAGTAGCGGGTACGAAGGAATACGTGAATGTGACACAACCGAATTCGGATGATAATTTCACGAAGGGTCAGCCCCACTATGAGCTGTACAAGGTCCTGTACGATGCGGCTAAAAATGGTCTGATTGAAAAAGATCCAACGACTACGGATTGGGAGACCTCCAAGGCGGATCTTGCACAAGGCAAAATCGGTACGATGGTGCTTGGCTCTTGGGCGATTGATCAGATCAAAAGCGTAGCTTCTAACAAGGATGATATCGGTTTTATGCCTTTCCCGACGAATGCCTCCAAGGTACTTGTACCGCTGGCAGGTGACTTTAACCTCGCTATTAACGTAAACAGTGAAAATAAAGAGGCGGCCCGTGCCTGGGTGGATTGGTTTACCGAAAAGTCCAACTATGCCGTAGAGCAGGCAGGCAGCATTAGTCCGCTGAAGGGTGCCGCAATGCCTGCCATTTTGAAGCAGTACGAGAATGAGGGCGTTGCTTTTGAAGCGCTGACTCCGTCTCCGAAGGGGCAGGAAGGAATTGTCGATAAAATCGATAAAATGGGAGAAATCGGCTTGTGGCAGCCTGATTTCAAGAAACGCATTATTGAGGCAGCGGTGGGTAATCGCCCGGAATCGTATGACACCATTATGAAGGATCTGAACGATGCATGGGTGAAGGCGCGTGCTGAAGTGGCAGCCAAGGAAGCAAAATAG
- a CDS encoding carbohydrate ABC transporter permease encodes MFKFSNLSYSKQRLAIIVAFSFIPLALLVTFAYLPVINMFKYSFSDWNGYSKRLEYVGFENYIKIFTDPEYFSVFKVSLYYFVATFVQMGLALYFATILSFQTWFKNFFKGILFFPSLMNGVAIGFIFLFFFKPDGTLDTLLQAVGLGSYVKLWLGNPEIINISLAGTSIWRYMGFNFIVFLGAISSISSDLYEAADIDGANRWHQFRSIILPTIKRILQLNLILAISGAISAFDIPYIMTGGSNGSKTFVIQTIDVAFKYSKVGLASAMAVVLLLIVIAVTLLQRLLIRGEED; translated from the coding sequence ATGTTTAAATTTTCGAATCTCAGCTACTCCAAACAAAGATTAGCGATTATTGTTGCCTTTTCATTTATTCCGCTGGCGCTGCTGGTCACTTTTGCATACTTGCCGGTGATCAATATGTTTAAATACAGCTTTTCGGACTGGAACGGCTATAGTAAGCGTCTGGAATATGTGGGTTTTGAAAACTATATCAAAATCTTTACCGACCCCGAGTATTTCTCGGTGTTTAAGGTCAGTCTGTATTACTTTGTAGCCACGTTTGTACAGATGGGTTTGGCCCTTTATTTTGCAACCATTCTCAGCTTTCAAACCTGGTTTAAAAATTTCTTTAAAGGCATTTTGTTCTTTCCTTCCCTGATGAACGGGGTGGCGATTGGTTTTATTTTTCTATTCTTTTTTAAACCGGACGGTACCCTCGATACTCTGCTTCAGGCAGTGGGGCTGGGTTCGTATGTCAAGCTGTGGCTGGGCAACCCGGAGATTATTAATATTTCGCTGGCTGGTACGTCGATCTGGAGATACATGGGCTTTAACTTTATTGTGTTTCTAGGTGCGATTTCTTCTATATCCAGTGATCTGTATGAAGCAGCCGATATCGACGGAGCCAACCGCTGGCATCAGTTCCGCTCTATCATTTTGCCGACCATCAAGCGAATTTTGCAGCTGAACCTGATCCTGGCAATTAGCGGTGCGATCAGTGCATTCGATATTCCTTACATTATGACCGGTGGCTCCAACGGTAGTAAAACGTTCGTCATTCAGACGATTGATGTGGCATTCAAATACAGCAAGGTTGGTTTGGCCTCGGCGATGGCGGTTGTTCTGCTGTTGATCGTAATTGCTGTTACGTTGCTTCAGCGGTTGCTGATTCGGGGGGAGGAGGACTAA